aGCTCCAAAAAAATCTTATCATGCAATGACATAAATATAGAGTGGTCAACATTGTCATAAGTTTGATGTGCTCGTGATTTGTCCATTTTTATTTTGGGGGTCAGTAGCGTTTACCGCATAATTAAAGTATAACACGGGATAACCAGTGTACAAGAAGTCTAATGAAGTTATCGATAAGAGAATAGACAAAATGGTCAATATATGGACGATCGTATGTGGTCTTGAAGTATGCCACCTATTATACTATTTTTCcggaataattttttttgtctactAACTGCGACTTGCTGCAAGAGGCGTAGGCGGCCTTTCGTTCCCAGTGAAAACcattaaaaagaaacataaaattataaagagaACAAATTTTATCCTCTCCCCCCATTCTCTCTTCCGTTCATTTCCTCCTATTCTCCTAGCCTCTGGCGCATTAGAAACAACAGAGATAGAACGATGGCcgaaggaggagaagagctCACGGTCACTCTATTGAATAAGACGGCTGAGAACGGTGGGGAAGACGAGGAGTTGGGGTTGAAGGAGAAAGTTTGGATTGAATCAAAGAAGCTTTGGGTAGTAGCGGCGCCGGCTATCTTCACGAGGTTTTCTACGTTCGGAGTTTCGATGATAAGTCAAGCTTTCATCGGCCATCTTGGACCTATCGAGTTAGCCGCTTACTCAATCACCTTCACCGTTCTCCTCCGTTTCAGTAATGGTATTTTGGTAAGACTTCGAttactaattaatataataaGTTAATATAATTCGAAAAAATAACTTTATTAGTTAATGTAGATTAATAGGGCCGATTAATAGAtagatttcttttaaaacacTCCGTTGAAGACTGCATTTAGTCGTAATTCTAGTTATTAAAAAACTAAACGCATCATCCACGATTTAAAATCATTTGTGTTTTTAAGAGTTTTGATATTGAAACACTTTCTCCACTAGTCTAGGCAATGTGgtactatttttgtttttggttattgTCGTCCTGTGGTACTATTTTAGTAAACTGAGTTCCGTTAAGAAAAATCCATCcacagaaaaaaactaaaaatgtttattgCTATTGagggaaaaaaatatttttattatattttatctggTCCAACTTGATCAACCATTTAGATCCACAAGGGGTAGCAGTGATGTCGGTCAATTTGTCTCTCTTCCATAATAATTGATTTTGATAAGAGTTGCATATAGTATTACTATTGGTGAAGGTAATATTATAGTagtatttttataaactaattatttGTTGAACATATGAGAAGactatgaaaaataaaagtttaagaatGGAAAATTCATCGGAtcaatgaattttaaaatagattcaaacaaaatattttttatatagtgGACATTAAGGGaaaagtttcaaattttttgaaaatattcatatgGAAAATAATATGTTTAGCAAAGATATTTATACGTTAGTaatcatcaaaattattttatatattttaacatactACAACATTAATGAAAAGATAAATCCTAACAGAATAcagataaaatgaaaataatgtctgggacaaaatataaaatttagcattttgtattatatatattctttggttttaccttataaattgtttgacttaaaacatgtatattgttatatgttttattttatattttataaagaatcattattttatttttgatgtttAATCAAAGAAATATAACGGCCAATGATTaatcatgttttattttttgctttaattttttgtataagagcatctctaatgtaaaactccattttttactctaaaatggagtaaaagtgaatatggagtaaaattgctccaaccctactccatttttcaCTTCATAATGGAGTCATggacaaacaaaaaatagattactccgTTTATGGaataaacttcaaaatggagtgagatatggagttgggttggagcatatgttactccatatttacttttacttcattttggagtaaaaaatggagttgggttggagatgccctaattttttgaaacaaaaataacgtttcaaaataatttacatcatCAAAACtaagctatatatataatttatggaGACAATTTATACTTTTTATCACTTCAAAATGAAAGGTGTAGAAAACGTATTGTTGacaagttcaacaaacattcaGTGGCAGTTCAATTCGGAGGCAACCAATAAGGTCGGAATCAAATGTCTGGTCACTGATCGGCCTAAAAATCATATGTtgtgttttttcaaaaaaaaaaaaaatcatatgttgTGACATGGGCCTTCCTACTTTACAGTTTGCATTTTGGTCGATCTTTTCTGGTCAATCTTGCTTTGctctataacttttttttgttatcatcCTTTTGTGTTTGGATTTGGTACTTgtttttcttgttgtttttccaatttttttgaCTGTGAAGaataattttattgattttcaAGTGAAATCCAACACAGAAGAAATTTGACCACTACAATAAAACTAACAAGAAACTAATGGTAAACCATGCACCGACATCTTGAATAAAATTAAGTCTTGTTTATATGGTTTTGGagtgtttttttaaatatattatttcggATAAGACATCGTTTTTAAGTGTTGTTTTATAACTCACCATGCAATAATCATCGTGTGTAAACTACGAATTGTGATACAGTTAGGCATGGCCAGTGCACTAGAAACACTATGTGGTCAAGCTTACGGAGCAAAACAAAACCATATGCTCGGAATCTATCTCCAAAGGTCATGGATCGTCCTCACAGGTTGTACCATTTGCCTCACGCCCGTTTATATCTTCTCGGACTCCATCCTATTAGCCTTAGGTCAAGAAGAGCGCATTGTCCGTGTGGCTCGAATCATAGCACTATGGGTCATAGGCATCAACTTCTCATTCATACCATCATTCACTTGCCAAATGTTTCTCCAAGCTCAGAGCAAGAACAAAATCATTGCTTATGTGGCTGCAGTCTCGTTAGCGGTCCACTTGTTCTTGTCGTGGCTCCTAATGGTACATTTCGATTTTGGAATCACCGGTGCTATGACCTCGACGCTCGTTGCGTTCTGGTTGCCTAACATTGCGCAGCTCTTGTTCGTCACTTGCGGTGGGTGTAAGGACACGTGGAGAGGATTCTCTATGTTGGCTTTCAAAGATTTATGGCCCGTTTTCAAACTATCCATGTCTTCCGGTGGAATGCTCTGGTACGCTTTCGTAATGTATACTAGATTTCAAATCACGATTTTAAAACCCAAgattattttttgatt
The Raphanus sativus cultivar WK10039 chromosome 1, ASM80110v3, whole genome shotgun sequence DNA segment above includes these coding regions:
- the LOC108805151 gene encoding protein DETOXIFICATION 21, with product MAEGGEELTVTLLNKTAENGGEDEELGLKEKVWIESKKLWVVAAPAIFTRFSTFGVSMISQAFIGHLGPIELAAYSITFTVLLRFSNGILLGMASALETLCGQAYGAKQNHMLGIYLQRSWIVLTGCTICLTPVYIFSDSILLALGQEERIVRVARIIALWVIGINFSFIPSFTCQMFLQAQSKNKIIAYVAAVSLAVHLFLSWLLMVHFDFGITGAMTSTLVAFWLPNIAQLLFVTCGGCKDTWRGFSMLAFKDLWPVFKLSMSSGGMLCLELWYNSILVLLTGNLKNAEVALDALAICLNINGMEMMIALGFLAAASVRVSNELGRGNPKGAKFATLTAVFTSLSIGIVLFFVFLFLRGKVSYIFTTSEAVAAEVADLSPLLAFSILMNSVQPVLSGVAVGAGWQGYVTYVNLACYYLVGIPTGVILGYVVGLQVKGVWIGMLFGVFVQTCVLTIMTLRTDWDQQVYTSLRRLNRWVVPESSAVNKTSSEE